The DNA region CCAGCATTTACATGCTGAGAAGATCCAGTCGGCTATTGATAGGTATTCCAATGAGATCAAGCGTGTGCTGGGGGTGTTAGAGATTGTTTTGTCGAAGAAAGGGGAGTATGAGCAGTGGCTAGTCGGGGACAAGATGACGTATGCTGATATGGCGTTTGTGCCTTGGAATTTTCGGTTGAGCGAGGTGCTGATGCAGTTGTGGGATGAGGTCTTCGAGGGAACACCGCGTGTTCGGGCCTGGCATGAAAAGATGGTCGAGCTGCCGAGTTGGAAGAGGGCTATGGAACATCGTGCGAGACTCATGGATGAGCAAGGGCTGCAGTGGAATGGTGTGCCGAAGGGGATCGAGACATTTACTGAGTAcgaggagaagattgagaagggggagatgaagtATGACTAGGCGTTCTGGTAGACCTTGGTAGATGTGGCATATGGACAGTCCTGCTGTTTGGTGAATATTTCCCTTTCTGGTATAACTAGTCACGAAGTTTCAGCTCTGATGAACGTTGCTTCTTTTCAGATAGTGCTGATAGTGTCGCCTGACTTCATCTCCCAATGACTTGAAAGTTTTCTGTCAACATATCAGAGTCGTCGTGCCCGTCGGCAAAGGTCCCTTGAACCTGcaccacctacccacctaccGCCGCCACGGCATTGAGCGTTCAAGCCCCAGACAACGCGACCTTGAATGCGCGATGTGGGGTTTGCTTGAAGTTGGAtctgtgggggaggggcagtgGGGTTGAAGTGGCTCCACTTTATTTTGTGTGTCAGTTGATTGGATCCGTTGTCGGAGCTGCCGTTGATGTCCCGCACCTCCAATTGAGTCACTTGTCTTGACTGCAGAAAAAAAACTTCGTCATACGTGAGCTGGAATTGTTGCTATATCTACCAGCATACCTTCTTCATTCCGTTTTAAAACAGCTTTGACTTTGGAAATTAGATAAAACCGCAAACCAAATCCCTAGCTTCGACAATGAGCCCATTACCAGACCCCACCATCGACCTTGACTGGTCAGGGTACGTTGGTTCGATCCAGGAGCACTTCCGCGCGCAAGCCGAAGCTCACCCCGACCGCACTTGCGTTGTCGAGACCaagtcctccaccacccccgagaGACGATTCACCTATCGCCAGATTTATGAGGCCTCAAACACACTAGCATGGCACCTCCACAATGCCGGCGTTACCAATGGGGACGTTGTCATGATTTGGGCCCATCGATCAGTAGACTTGGTCGTGGCCCTGATGGGTATTTTGGTGGGTGCCTGTCTTTGTGATCCTTGCCTTCGTTTCGACTACTGTGTTGTATGGCTTCCTAACTGTTGCTCTCCGCTCAGGCTTCCGGCGCGACAATGACTGTCCTTGATCCTGCCTACCCTCCAGCGAGACAGAAGATCTACCTCGAGGTTTCTCAGCCCCGCGCCCTGCTGAGAATTGGGCGTGCCACAGATGAGAACGGCCCCTTGGCCCCATTGGTACAACAGTACATTGATGATGAGCTCCAGCTCAAGGCCGAGGTCCCCGACCTCAGACTCCGTGATGACGGCTTCTTATACGGCGGTGAAGTGGACGGCAAGGACATCTTTGCCAGCGTCAGAGGATCCGTCTCTGCGCCACCAGACGTCCTGGTAGGACCTGACTCCAACCCCACACTCTCCTTCACTTCTGGCAGTGAAGGTAGACCCAAGGGTGTTTTGGGTAGGCATTTCAGCTTGGTCAAGTACTTTGGCTGGATGGCCGAGCGGTTTAACCTCTCCTCGGAGAGCAAATACACTCTGCTTTCCGGCATTGCTCACGATCCGGTCCAGCGCGACATCTTCActccccttttcctcggCGCACAGCTCCTGGTGCCATCAAGAGAAGACATCCAGCACGAGAAGCTGGCCGAATGGATGCGCGAACACAAGCCTACCGTCACCCATCTTACCCCTGCCATGGGTCAGATTCTGGTAGGTGGAGCATCGGCTGAGTTCCCCAGCCTCGAGAACGTCTTCTTTGTCGGTGACGTTCTCACCACTAGGGACTGCCGCGCCCTCAGAAAGCTGGCCATCAATGCCAACATCATTAACATGTACGGCACAACTGAGACGCAAAGAGCTGTCAGTTACTACGAAATTCCCAGCCGTGCCAGGGAGCCTGACTATCtggacaagctcaaggatATTGTTCCGGCTGGTACCGGTATGCAAAATGTCCAGTTGCTAGTTGTCAACCGCGAAAACAGAGCGGAGCAATGCAAggtgggcgaggttggcgagaTCTTTGTCCGTGCGGCGGGCCTTGCCGAGTAAGTCACACAGTTGGTTGTGTTTTGCGTCGCTTTACTGACTTTCATGCACAGGGGCTACCTCGGTGACCCGGCGCTCAACGAGCAGAAGTTCTTGATGAACTGGTTCGTTGACAACGAGAAGTGGGTTGAGGCTGATGCCAAGGCCAGCAAGAACGAACCATGGAGAAAGTATTACAAGGGGCCAAGGGACAGATTGTACCGCACCGGTGATCTGGGTCGTTACCTCGAATCTGGCGATGTCGAGTGCGTCGGGCGTGCTGACGACCAAGTCAAGATTCGCGGCTTCCGTATCGAACTGAACGATATCGACAGCAACTTGAGCCAAAACCCACTCATCCGCGACTGCAAAACTCTCGTTCGGAGAGATCGTAACGAGGAGCCCACGCTTGTCAGCTACATTGTTCCTGAGAGCAAGGAGTGGGCTCGCTGGCTCCATGACCGGGGATtggctgatgttgaggatgagggtgtgGAGATGGGTCCCGTCACAGTCTACTTGAAGAAGTACAGACGGATGCAAACGGAGGTTCGCGACCATTTGTCCACACGACTCCCGACATACGCTGTCCCAACCATCTACATTGTTCTCAGCAAGCTTCCGCTGAACCCCAATGGCAAGGTTGACAAGCCCAACCTTCCTTTCCCCGATATTGCTGAACTTGTTGAGGACGCTTCTGAGGATGATCTCCAGAACTGGGAGTCGCTCACTGAGACCGAAAGGACTGTGGCACAGTTCTGGGCCGACCTCATCCGTGGCTTGAACCCCAAGGCTATCAAGAGAGAAAACGGGTTCTTCGACCTCGGTGGTCACAGTTTGCTGGCTCAGCAGTTTCTGCTCAACGTGCGCAAGGGTCTCAACGCCGATGTGTCGATCAACACACTCTACGAACACCCTAGCCTTGCAGGATTCAGTGCTCAGATCGACAAGCTCCTTTCTAACGAGGCCGGCAGTGTAACagctgaagctggagagGCCGCTTATTCCAAGTCTTTGGACGAGCTTCTGCAGCAGCTTCCTGCCAAGTACCAGTCGGCTGACCGTGCAGCGCTTGACTCTGCAGAGCAGTTGACGATCTTCCTGACTGGTGCCACCGGCTTCTTGGGCTCATACCTTGTCCAAGAAATCCTTAGCCGTACCGTCAA from Podospora pseudoanserina strain CBS 124.78 chromosome 1, whole genome shotgun sequence includes:
- the URE2 gene encoding Transcriptional regulator ure2 (SMCOG1193:glutathione S-transferase; EggNog:ENOG503NYFG; COG:O; antiSMASH:Cluster_1), giving the protein MTATLNPPKPIRVWLTPPGPNGWKTIFLLEELSLNYEFKSFRFDDVKKPPFIDINPNGRIPAIEDPNTGLTLWESGAINQYLIEQYDTEKRLTFDDVINRNLCNQFLQFQMSGQGPYYGQCGWFQHLHAEKIQSAIDRYSNEIKRVLGVLEIVLSKKGEYEQWLVGDKMTYADMAFVPWNFRLSEVLMQLWDEVFEGTPRVRAWHEKMVELPSWKRAMEHRARLMDEQGLQWNGVPKGIETFTEYEEKIEKGEMKYD
- the LYS2 gene encoding large subunit of alpha-aminoadipate reductase (COG:Q; BUSCO:EOG092603D0; antiSMASH:Cluster_1; EggNog:ENOG503NWTQ; SMCOG1002:AMP-dependent synthetase and ligase), whose translation is MSPLPDPTIDLDWSGYVGSIQEHFRAQAEAHPDRTCVVETKSSTTPERRFTYRQIYEASNTLAWHLHNAGVTNGDVVMIWAHRSVDLVVALMGILASGATMTVLDPAYPPARQKIYLEVSQPRALLRIGRATDENGPLAPLVQQYIDDELQLKAEVPDLRLRDDGFLYGGEVDGKDIFASVRGSVSAPPDVLVGPDSNPTLSFTSGSEGRPKGVLGRHFSLVKYFGWMAERFNLSSESKYTLLSGIAHDPVQRDIFTPLFLGAQLLVPSREDIQHEKLAEWMREHKPTVTHLTPAMGQILVGGASAEFPSLENVFFVGDVLTTRDCRALRKLAINANIINMYGTTETQRAVSYYEIPSRAREPDYLDKLKDIVPAGTGMQNVQLLVVNRENRAEQCKVGEVGEIFVRAAGLAEGYLGDPALNEQKFLMNWFVDNEKWVEADAKASKNEPWRKYYKGPRDRLYRTGDLGRYLESGDVECVGRADDQVKIRGFRIELNDIDSNLSQNPLIRDCKTLVRRDRNEEPTLVSYIVPESKEWARWLHDRGLADVEDEGVEMGPVTVYLKKYRRMQTEVRDHLSTRLPTYAVPTIYIVLSKLPLNPNGKVDKPNLPFPDIAELVEDASEDDLQNWESLTETERTVAQFWADLIRGLNPKAIKRENGFFDLGGHSLLAQQFLLNVRKGLNADVSINTLYEHPSLAGFSAQIDKLLSNEAGSVTAEAGEAAYSKSLDELLQQLPAKYQSADRAALDSAEQLTIFLTGATGFLGSYLVQEILSRTVKTVKLIAHVRGAKESSAALVRLQRSLQGYGLWKDEWTGRLSAVVGDLSQPQLGIDDATWKTLADEADVVIHNGATVHWVKRYQDMMAANVLSTIDAMKLCNEGKPKVFSFVSSTSVLDTDYYIKLSEDSTRTGQGAILESDDMNGSSTGLGTGYGQSKWVSEQLVREAGRRGLVGSVVRPGYILGDSETGVCNVDDFLIRMLKGCIQLQSRPHIINTVNAVPVNHVARVVVASALNPLTGDADGNVHVVHVTAHPRYRMNEYLASLEFYGYNAPEITYEDWKQKLEQFVSAGSLEKDSEQHALMPLFHFCMNDLPANTRAPEMDDRNAVAILKADADKWTDVDDSTGHGVNRDDVGKYLSYLSAIKFIGLPTERGRPLPKLKQETLESLAVGAAGGRGAAH